In one window of Anaerolineae bacterium DNA:
- a CDS encoding transposase translates to AECAEGMHRWADQHRIARAYKKNEQAFIEAFNGTLRREEFGALKFRGDELELAQQYADAFLNYYHHRRPHLSLGMLTPARFAESHLP, encoded by the coding sequence AAGCCGAGTGCGCTGAGGGCATGCATCGCTGGGCGGATCAGCATCGTATCGCGCGGGCTTACAAGAAGAACGAACAGGCTTTCATTGAAGCCTTCAACGGCACGCTGCGCCGTGAGGAGTTTGGCGCTCTCAAGTTCCGGGGCGATGAATTGGAGCTGGCCCAGCAGTATGCCGATGCTTTTCTCAACTACTATCACCACCGGCGCCCCCATCTCTCACTCGGCATGCTCACGCCCGCTCGTTTCGCTGAGTCGCATTTGCCTTGA